A genomic region of Vicinamibacteria bacterium contains the following coding sequences:
- a CDS encoding GNAT family N-acetyltransferase yields MPRLEVLRTYLEMTDPGQLTPATDPASEAHLQRLGQCPASFYRYLYTEVGRRYHWVDRLPWSDDRIRAHLADPAISVWLLSVAGAPGGYFELRGPEDGSVEIAYFGLLPEFLGRGLGKYLLTAATREAWALGARRLWLHTCSLDDPAALPNYVRGGFRPFRQETYWVETPADLGGA; encoded by the coding sequence ATGCCGCGGCTTGAGGTCCTCCGCACGTATCTCGAAATGACCGATCCCGGTCAGCTCACGCCGGCCACGGACCCCGCTTCAGAGGCCCATCTCCAGCGGCTCGGCCAGTGCCCCGCCTCGTTCTACCGGTACCTCTACACCGAGGTGGGCCGGCGCTACCATTGGGTGGACCGCCTCCCCTGGAGCGACGACCGCATCCGGGCCCATCTCGCCGATCCTGCGATCTCGGTGTGGCTTCTTTCGGTGGCGGGCGCGCCCGGCGGGTACTTCGAGCTCCGAGGGCCCGAGGACGGCTCGGTGGAGATCGCGTACTTCGGCCTCCTGCCGGAATTCTTGGGCCGCGGCCTCGGAAAGTACTTGCTCACGGCGGCGACGCGGGAAGCCTGGGCCTTGGGTGCCCGGCGCCTCTGGCTCCACACCTGCAGCCTCGACGACCCCGCGGCCCTCCCCAACTACGTTCGGGGCGGGTTCCGGCCATTCAGGCAGGAGACCTATTGGGTCGAGACTCCGGCCGACCTCGGGGGCGCGTGA
- a CDS encoding 5'-3' exonuclease H3TH domain-containing protein, producing the protein MRVHLVDGTYELFRSHFGAPPASAPDGTEVGATRGLLRSLLALLREDGVTHVACAFDHVIESFRNRLFVGYKTGEGVPEELMAQFPLAERAAQALGLVTWPMVEFEADDAMASAAARFADLPGVEEVLLCTPDKDLAQCVRGEHVVCFDRLRRRRLDEVGVMGKFGVLPASIPDWLALVGDDADGIPGLERWGAKSASAVLARYRHLEGIPDDERDWEVTVRGAPALGRSLREGRVQAGLYRLLATLRTDVPLVESLEDLRWKGGRRKDLEDLGRDLGETDLVARVPLFREDD; encoded by the coding sequence ATGCGAGTTCATCTCGTGGATGGGACGTACGAGCTCTTCCGCTCCCACTTCGGGGCGCCCCCGGCTTCCGCCCCCGACGGGACGGAGGTGGGCGCCACCCGCGGCCTGTTGCGCTCGCTCCTGGCCCTCTTGCGCGAGGACGGCGTCACCCACGTGGCCTGCGCCTTCGACCACGTCATCGAGTCCTTCCGGAACCGCCTCTTCGTGGGCTACAAGACCGGCGAGGGCGTGCCCGAGGAGCTGATGGCTCAGTTCCCCCTCGCCGAACGGGCCGCGCAGGCCTTGGGCCTCGTGACCTGGCCCATGGTCGAGTTCGAGGCGGACGATGCGATGGCCAGCGCGGCCGCCCGCTTCGCGGACCTCCCCGGTGTGGAGGAGGTCCTGCTGTGCACGCCGGACAAGGACCTGGCCCAGTGCGTGCGCGGAGAGCATGTCGTCTGCTTCGATCGCCTGAGGCGCCGCCGGCTCGACGAGGTGGGCGTGATGGGGAAATTCGGTGTGCTCCCCGCCTCCATACCCGATTGGCTCGCCCTCGTGGGCGACGACGCGGATGGGATCCCGGGCCTCGAGAGATGGGGGGCCAAGTCGGCCTCCGCGGTCCTGGCCCGGTACCGTCACCTGGAAGGGATCCCCGACGACGAGAGAGACTGGGAGGTGACGGTCCGGGGGGCTCCGGCCCTGGGCCGGAGCCTGCGCGAGGGCCGGGTGCAGGCCGGGCTCTACCGGCTGCTGGCCACCCTCCGTACGGACGTCCCCCTGGTCGAGAGCCTGGAGGATCTGCGTTGGAAGGGCGGGCGCCGGAAGGACCTGGAGGATCTCGGCCGAGACCTGGGGGAGACTGATCTCGTCGCGCGCGTGCCGCTCTTCAGGGAGGACGATTGA